One window of the Takifugu rubripes chromosome 13, fTakRub1.2, whole genome shotgun sequence genome contains the following:
- the zdhhc1 gene encoding palmitoyltransferase ZDHHC1 isoform X2: MRRQGPWPTGPTEQEPKPHGASGRGQPTPGRCTALFSDQWLELAAAPIPAAGLVALHLFCHHHLRSVCASAASTLDPCRLHCVMFACHLCVHITAVSIDPADHNVRTKSDRGPVPVFDRSKHPHVIENCHCYLCQVDVGPKSKHCSSCNKCVANFDHHCRWLNNCVGSRNYKLFLHSVLSALLGICFVLVVASYVFVEFFLHPSRLRTNQHFLLRNDSSVWFVFLPVAPLSSAAAVIPGLAAVTITLALLSSVLLSHLLCFHIYLMWNRLSTYEYIVRQRHRHGRRDSRKTAAAVPSVSLFNDADGPSPQGFTQPQMDNEEGPTVAVHGEPATLVKSRVRTVSSPVVEEANMSSELNAAAPTRRRTQKKKRKSQKVPSEMTRDHSPNSGLPPDASSTSSVSLAQRIPFPAFPLRASLPPLAPALGPVQAAAPPAEYHSDSAESLEEIPMVLAKLGSSLTVGDSSRFSQRTVSAFPPQSSHCRTKRKASASRNNKSTGELMFEMSSTQPPTVFVSRASGDTTVTCQDSPTLGQRETGIM, from the exons ATGAGACGCCAGGGACCCTGGCCCACAGGCCCAACTGAGCAG GAACCCAAACCGCACGGTGCCAGTGGCAGAGGACAACCCACACCGGGCCGATGTACCGCTTTGTTCTCGGACCAATGGCTGGAGCTGGCCGCCGCACCCATTCCAGCTGCTGGCCTGGTTGCTCTACATCTATTTTGCCATCACCACCTTCGGAGTGTTTGTGCCTCTGCTGCCAGCACACTGGATCCCTGCAGGCTACATT GTGTGATGTTTGCATGTCACCTGTGCGTCCACATCACCGCCGTATCCATTGACCCAGCTGACCACAATGTTCGAACCAAGAGCGACAGAGGTCCGGTTCCTGTCTTTGACCGCTCCAAACATCCTCACGTCATTGAGAACTGCCACTGCTACCTGTGCCAGGTGGATGT gggaCCCAAGTCCAAGCACTGCAGTTCTTGCAATAAATGTGTTGCTAACTTTGACCATCATTGTCGATGGCTGAACAACTGTGTCGGCAGCAGGAACTACAA GTTGTTCCTCCACAGTGTTCTCTCAGCCCTGCTGGGGATCTGCTTTGTCCTGGTTGTTGCCTCCTACGTGTTTGTGGAGTTTTTTTTGCATCCATCCAGACTGCGCACCAACCAGCACTTCCTGT TGAGGAACGATTCGTCGGTGTGGTTCGTGTTCTTGCCGGTGGCCCCGCTGAGCTCGGCTGCTGCAGTGATTCCTGGCCTGGCCGCGGTCACCATTACGCTGGCATTGCTGTCGTCTGTGCTGCTCTCTCACTTGCTCTGCTTTCACATCTACCTGA TGTGGAACAGACTCAGCACTTACGAGTACATCGTGCGACAGCGTCACCGTCACGGCAGAAGAGACTccaggaaaacagcagcagcagttccatCAGTCAGCCTCTTCAAC GATGCGGACGGTCCGTCGCCCCAGGGTTTCACCCAGCCTCAGATGGACAACGAGGAAGGTCCCACTGTGGCTGTGCACGGGGAACCCGC GACATTGGTGAAGAGCAGAGTGAGAACCGTGTCCAGTCCTGTTGTGGAAGAGGCCAACATGTCTTCAGAGCTCAATGCAGCGGCACCCACACGCCGCCGCACACAG aaaaaaaagaggaagagccaGAAAGTTCCATCAGAGATGACCAGAGATCATAGCCCGAACAGCGGCCTTCCCCCAG ATGCCAGCAGTACGTCTTCCGTGTCCCTGGCTCAGAGAATTCCTTTCCCAGCGTTTCCTCTGAGGGCCTCCCTGCCCCCTCTGGCCCCGGCCCTGGGTCCAGTACAGGCGGCCGCCCCTCCTGCTGAGTACCATTCAGACTCTGCAGAGTCTCTGGAGGAGATACCCATGGTGTTGGCTAAGCTGGGTTCTTCTCTGACAGTTGGAGACTCGTCCAGGTTCTCACAGAGGACTGTCTCCGCATTTCCTCCACAGTCCTCCCACTGCAGGACTAAAAGGAAGGCCTCAGCATCCAGAAATAATAAGAGTACTGGGGAGCTGATGTTTGAAATGTCCTCCACCCAGCCCCCCACCGTGTTTGTCAGCAGGGCCAGTGGAGACACCACTGTTACCTGCCAAGACAGTCCCACACTGGGTCAGAGGGAGACTGGGATCATGTGA
- the zdhhc1 gene encoding palmitoyltransferase ZDHHC1 isoform X3 → MDAFCRNPNRTVPVAEDNPHRADVPLCSRTNGWSWPPHPFQLLAWLLYIYFAITTFGVFVPLLPAHWIPAGYICTGVMFACHLCVHITAVSIDPADHNVRTKSDRGPVPVFDRSKHPHVIENCHCYLCQVDVGPKSKHCSSCNKCVANFDHHCRWLNNCVGSRNYKLFLHSVLSALLGICFVLVVASYVFVEFFLHPSRLRTNQHFLLRNDSSVWFVFLPVAPLSSAAAVIPGLAAVTITLALLSSVLLSHLLCFHIYLMWNRLSTYEYIVRQRHRHGRRDSRKTAAAVPSVSLFNDADGPSPQGFTQPQMDNEEGPTVAVHGEPATLVKSRVRTVSSPVVEEANMSSELNAAAPTRRRTQKKKRKSQKVPSEMTRDHSPNSGLPPADASSTSSVSLAQRIPFPAFPLRASLPPLAPALGPVQAAAPPAEYHSDSAESLEEIPMVLAKLGSSLTVGDSSRFSQRTVSAFPPQSSHCRTKRKASASRNNKSTGELMFEMSSTQPPTVFVSRASGDTTVTCQDSPTLGQRETGIM, encoded by the exons ATGGATGCATTCTGTAGGAACCCAAACCGCACGGTGCCAGTGGCAGAGGACAACCCACACCGGGCCGATGTACCGCTTTGTTCTCGGACCAATGGCTGGAGCTGGCCGCCGCACCCATTCCAGCTGCTGGCCTGGTTGCTCTACATCTATTTTGCCATCACCACCTTCGGAGTGTTTGTGCCTCTGCTGCCAGCACACTGGATCCCTGCAGGCTACATT TGTACAGGTGTGATGTTTGCATGTCACCTGTGCGTCCACATCACCGCCGTATCCATTGACCCAGCTGACCACAATGTTCGAACCAAGAGCGACAGAGGTCCGGTTCCTGTCTTTGACCGCTCCAAACATCCTCACGTCATTGAGAACTGCCACTGCTACCTGTGCCAGGTGGATGT gggaCCCAAGTCCAAGCACTGCAGTTCTTGCAATAAATGTGTTGCTAACTTTGACCATCATTGTCGATGGCTGAACAACTGTGTCGGCAGCAGGAACTACAA GTTGTTCCTCCACAGTGTTCTCTCAGCCCTGCTGGGGATCTGCTTTGTCCTGGTTGTTGCCTCCTACGTGTTTGTGGAGTTTTTTTTGCATCCATCCAGACTGCGCACCAACCAGCACTTCCTGT TGAGGAACGATTCGTCGGTGTGGTTCGTGTTCTTGCCGGTGGCCCCGCTGAGCTCGGCTGCTGCAGTGATTCCTGGCCTGGCCGCGGTCACCATTACGCTGGCATTGCTGTCGTCTGTGCTGCTCTCTCACTTGCTCTGCTTTCACATCTACCTGA TGTGGAACAGACTCAGCACTTACGAGTACATCGTGCGACAGCGTCACCGTCACGGCAGAAGAGACTccaggaaaacagcagcagcagttccatCAGTCAGCCTCTTCAAC GATGCGGACGGTCCGTCGCCCCAGGGTTTCACCCAGCCTCAGATGGACAACGAGGAAGGTCCCACTGTGGCTGTGCACGGGGAACCCGC GACATTGGTGAAGAGCAGAGTGAGAACCGTGTCCAGTCCTGTTGTGGAAGAGGCCAACATGTCTTCAGAGCTCAATGCAGCGGCACCCACACGCCGCCGCACACAG aaaaaaaagaggaagagccaGAAAGTTCCATCAGAGATGACCAGAGATCATAGCCCGAACAGCGGCCTTCCCCCAG CAGATGCCAGCAGTACGTCTTCCGTGTCCCTGGCTCAGAGAATTCCTTTCCCAGCGTTTCCTCTGAGGGCCTCCCTGCCCCCTCTGGCCCCGGCCCTGGGTCCAGTACAGGCGGCCGCCCCTCCTGCTGAGTACCATTCAGACTCTGCAGAGTCTCTGGAGGAGATACCCATGGTGTTGGCTAAGCTGGGTTCTTCTCTGACAGTTGGAGACTCGTCCAGGTTCTCACAGAGGACTGTCTCCGCATTTCCTCCACAGTCCTCCCACTGCAGGACTAAAAGGAAGGCCTCAGCATCCAGAAATAATAAGAGTACTGGGGAGCTGATGTTTGAAATGTCCTCCACCCAGCCCCCCACCGTGTTTGTCAGCAGGGCCAGTGGAGACACCACTGTTACCTGCCAAGACAGTCCCACACTGGGTCAGAGGGAGACTGGGATCATGTGA
- the LOC101066720 gene encoding transient receptor potential cation channel subfamily M member 1-like, producing the protein MAQIRRETIPLMGIQRVWIEKTFQKRECVQIVVSKDSSRCSCGQLIAQHHFLPVGNKEEGAPLVDVDVRTTEKWSILKHTQPSPTDTYGVLEFQGGGQVNKATYIRVSYDSKPDNLLHLMVKEWQLELPTLLISVHGGLQNFDLPPKLKQVFGKGLIKAAVTTGAWIFTGGVNTGVISHVGDALKDHSSKSRGKVCAIGIAPWGIIENKEDLIGRDVTRPYQMMSNPFSKLSALNSSHSHFILSDNGTTGKYGAEVRLRRQLEKHIALQKINTRLGQGVPVVCLILEGGPNVISIMLESLREEPPVPVVICDGSGRASDIISFAHRYCEEDGMLSDNIKDQLLVTIQKTFNYSRLQAQQIVLMVMECMKKKSLITVFRMGLEGQQDIEMSILTALLKGTNASAADQLSLALAWNRVDIARSQIFVFGLHAPPVCSLPTERPKSPKVQQAAAGGGKGKARGKKCKGGKSKPEVPEETDPRKLELLNWVNSLEQAMMDALVLDRVDFVKLLIENGVNMNHFLTIPRLEELYNTKLGPVNTLHIVVRDVKKGNLPPDYQITLIDIGLVLEVLMGGAYRCKYTRKSFRTLYNHLYGLKRPKALKLLGMEDDEPRSKGRGKKSKKKEEELDVDVDDPEVSRFQYPFHELMIWAVLTKRQTMALFLWQHGEEAMAKALVACKLYKAMAHESSQSELVDDIFQDLENNSREFGQLAYELLDQSYKRDEQVAMKLLTYELKNWSNSTCLKLAVAAKHRDFIAHTCSQMLLTDMWMGCLRMGKSNSLKVILGIIFPPAILLLDFRLGDEASNRPNRNNEDRGTKDEDSKSSKDAASNLDATSKKGDDEEEQNKIKRRTPVVRTIFEFYNAPFTKFWFNTISYLVYLMLYNYIILVKMERWPSLQEWTVIAYIITLGLEKVRQILMSEPGKLKQKINVWLEDYWNITDLVAISVFLLGLLLRLQNEPSMGYGRVIYCVDIIFWYIRVLDIFGVNKYLGPYVMMIGKMMIDMLYFVVIMLVVLMSFGVARQAILHPDEEPTWRLARNIFYMPYWMIYGEVFADSIDLYAMEINPPCGDNLYDEDGKKLPPCIPGAWLTPAIMACYLLVANILLVNLLIAVFNNTFFEVKSISNQVWKFQRYQLIMTFHDRPILPPPLIIISHIYILLRRLFCPCRQRPDGERDHRERGLQLVLNLDELKSLHEFEEQCVEEYFREKDDEKQSSNNERIRVTSERVENMFMRLEEVNEREHSMKASLQTVDLRLAQLEEFSGRMMHALEKLAGVERDELFATRSRGSSVCELSLLRHGSVNSGDGYSLFRYQLEHHDRGSVSGDTEGPGLEAPGRSTEAGNTTDVVKEFGSSLEVSGRKERAHSLSNINILISPCSSSLSPPQNGCAEAPTPMDASQDWHPLEKVRLEAAASFPLVRSSSPTHGTLASHRKSIGGIFCSPAHQETATTVTPFVDSSGSHCRVQPSSEDKQDAETTCSGSDNGHNRHSNKVEEEFLVGEDQMYPTLRSKSLNENPRKMKRKERDEALHSSASVKDLVSAFSGITEVLQSRTESRLSDRGTP; encoded by the exons ATTCAGAGGGTGTGGATTGAAAAAACCTTCCAGAAAAGAGAATGTGTCCAGATTGTTGTCAGTAAAGACAGCAGCCG GTGTAGCTGTGGCCAGCTGATAGCACAACATCATTTCCTCCCAGTGGGGAACAAAGAGGAGGGAGCTCCCCTGGTGGACGTGGATGTCCGAACTACAGAGAAATGGAGCATCCTCAAACACACCCAGCCCTCCCCCACTGACACCTACGGTGTTCTCGAGTTTCAGGGAGGAGGACAAGTCAACAAGGCGACG TACATTCGGGTCTCCTATGACTCTAAGCCAGACAATCTGCTGCATCTGATGGTAAAGGAATGGCAGTTGGAGCTTCCCACGTTGCTTATATCGGTCCACGGGGGTCTGCAGAACTTTGACCTGCCTCCTAAATTAAAGCAGGTGTTTGGAAAAGGGTTGATCAAAGCGGCCGTGACCACCGGAGCCTGGATCTTCACCGGGGGGGTCAACACAG GAGTGATCAGCCACGTTGGAGATGCTCTCAAAGACCATTCGTCCAAGTCCAGAGGGAAAGTTTGTGCAATTGGCATCGCTCCCTGGGGCATTATCGAGAACAAAGAGGACCTTATTGGGAGAGAT GTGACTCGACCCTACCAGATGATGTCCAACCCATTTAGCAAGTTGTCGGCCCTGAACAGCAGCCACTCGCACTTCATCCTGTCCGATAACGGGACCACCGGGAAGTACGGAGCCGAGGTCCGTCTCCGTCGGCAGTTGGAAAAACACATCGCCCTGCAGAAGATTAACACAC GTCTGGGCCAGGGTGTTCCTGTGGTGTGTCTGATCCTGGAAGGCGGTCCCAATGTCATTTCCATAATGTTAGAGAGTCTAAGGGAGGAGCCCCCCGTGCCTGTTGTCATCTGTGACGGCAGCGGCCGAGCCTCTGACATCATCTCCTTTGCACACAGATACTGCGAAGAAGACGG GATGCTGAGTGACAACATCAAAGACCAGTTGCTGGTCACCATCCAGAAAACGTTTAACTACAGTCGCCTCCAGGCGCAACAAATCGTTCTCATGGTGATGGAGTGCATGAAGAAGAAATCTTTG ATCACGGTGTTCAGGATGGGTTTAGAAGGGCAGCAGGATATCGAGATGTCTATCCTGACGGCTCTTCTTAAAG GCACCAACGCGTCAGCAGCAGATCAGCTCAGTTTAGCTCTGGCCTGGAACAGAGTGGACATTGCTCGCAGTCAAATCTTCGTGTTTGGCCTCCATGCACCT CCTGTGTGCAGTTTACCCACTGAGCGCCCGAAAAGTCCGAAGGTCCAgcaagctgcagcaggaggaggtaaAGGCAAAGCCAGGGGGAAAAAGTGTAAAGGAGGCAAAAGCAAACCTGAAGTACCTGAAGAGACTGACCCCCGAAAACTGGAGCTACTCAACTGG gTGAACTCCCTGGAACAGGCCATGATGGATGCTCTGGTGTTGGACAGGGTGGACTTTGTCAAGCTGCTGATCGAGAACGGCGTGAATATGAATCACTTCCTGACGATTCCTCGCCTGGAGGAACTTTACAACACG AAGCTGGGACCAGTAAACACGCTTCACATTGTGGTGCGAGATGTGAAAAAG GGGAATCTTCCTCCAGATTACCAGATCACACTGATCGACATTGGACTGGTGCTGGAGGTCCTGATGGGAGGAGCCTACCGCTGCAAATACACCAGGAAGAGTTTCAGGACACTGTACAACCACTTATATGGCTTGAAGAGA CCTAAAGCTCTGAAACTTCTGGGGATGGAG GACGATGAACCACGTTCGAAaggaagagggaaaaagagcaagaagaaggaggaggagttggATGTCGATGTGGACGACCCTGAGGTCAGCAGGTTCCAGTATCCCTTCCACGAGCTGATGATTTGGGCTGTGCTGACAAAGCGCCAGACCATGGCCCTGTTCCTGTGGCAACACGGGGAGGAGGCCATGGCCAAGGCCCTGGTGGCCTGCAAACTGTACAAGGCCATGGCCCACGAGTCCTCCCAGAGCGAACTGGTGGATGATATTTTTCAGGATCTGGAGAACAATTCCAG GGAATTTGGCCAGTTGGCTTATGAACTGCTGGATCAGTCCTACAAACGCGACGAGCAGGTGGCCATGAAGTTGCTGACGTACGAGCTGAAGAACTGGAGCAACTCCACGTGTCTGAAGCTGGCTGTCGCTGCCAAACATCGTGACTTCATCgctcacacctgcagccagATGCTGCTGACTGACATGTGGATGGGCTGCCTGAGGATGGGGAAGAGCAACAGTCTGAAG GTGATCCTCGGCATCATTTTCCCACCTGCGATTCTCCTGCTGGACTTTCGTCTTGGAGATGAAGCTTCAAATCGTCCAAATAGAAACAACGAGGACCGCGGAACCAAAGACGAGGACAGCAAATCCAGCAAG GACGCCGCCTCCAACCTGGACGCTACATCAAAGAAAGgcgatgatgaggaagagcagaacaaAATCAAGAGGAGAACTCCAGTTGTGAGGACGATCTTTGAGTTCTATAACGCTCCATTCACAAAATTCTGGTTCAATACG atcTCCTACCTGGTCTACCTCATGTTGTATAACTACATCATCCTGGTGAAGATGGAACGATGGCCGTCTCTTCAGGAGTGGACCGTGATCGCTTACATCATCACACTCGGACTGGAGAAAGTCcgacag ATCCTGATGTCTGAACCAGGGAAACTGAAACAGAAGATCAATGTGTGGTTGGAGGATTATTGGAACATCACAGACTTGGTGGCCATCTCTGTCTTCCTGCTGGGTCTGCTGCTACGGCTGCAGAACGAGCCCTCCATGGGTTATGGACGGGTCATCTACTGCGTCGACATCATCTTCTGGTACATCAGAGTCCTCGACATCTTTGGAGTCAACAAATACCTTGGACCCTACGTCATGATGATCGGCAAAATG ATGATCGATATGCTGTACTTTGTGGTCATCAtgttggtggtgctgatgaGTTTCGGCGTTGCCCGCCAGGCCATCCTTCACCCCGACGAGGAGCCGACCTGGCGCTTGGCGCGAAACATCTTCTACATGCCGTACTGGATGATCTACGGAGAGGTGTTTGCTGACTCCATAGACC TTTATGCGATGGAAATCAATC CTCCATGTGGAGACAACCTGTATGATGAAGATGGGAAGAAGCTTCCTCCCTGTATTCCTGGAGCCTGGCTGACGCCGGCCATCATGGCGTGTTACCTGCTGGTCGCCAACATCCTGCTGGTCAACCTGCTTATTGCCGTCTTTAA TAACACCTTCTTTGAGGTGAAGTCCATCTCCAACCAGGTGTGGAAGTTCCAGCGATATCAGCTTATCATGACCTTCCATGACCGTCCCATACTGCCCCCTCCCCTCATTATTATCTCCCACATCTACATCCTCCTGAGGCGACTGTTCTGTCCCTGTCGTCAGAGGCCAGACGGCGAACGTGATCATCGGGAGCGAGGACTCC AGCTGGTGCTGAATTTGGATGAGTTGAAGAGCCTGCACGAGTTTGAGGAGCAGTGTGTTGAGGAATATTTCCGAGAAAAAGATGACGAGAAACAGTCGTCCAACAACGAGAGAATCCGGGTGACATCAGAGAG GGTGGAGAACATGTTCATGCGTCTGGAGGAAGTGAATGAGAGGGAGCACTCCATGAAGGCATCCTTGCAGACAGTGGACCTCCGCCTGGCTCAGCTGGAGGAGTTTTCCGGACGCATGATGCACGCGCTGGAGAAACTGGCAGGGGTGGAGCGAGACGAGCTCTTCGCCACGCGCTCCCGAGGCTCGTCGGTCTGTGAGCTTTCTCTGCTGCGACACGGCAGTGTCAACAGTGGAGACGGATACAGTCTGTTCCGATACCAGCTGGAGCACCACGACAGGGGGTCTGTGTCTGGAGACACTGAGGGACCGGGTCTGGAGGCACCAGGCAGAAGCACCGAGGCAGGAAACACTACAG ATGTGGTGAAGGAGTTTGGATCGAGTCTAGAGGTATCGGGGCGGAAGGAGAGAGCGCATTCTCTGTCCAACATCAACATCCTGATCTCACCATGCAGTAGCAGCCTCAGCCCCCCCCAGAACGGCTGTGCTGAGGCTCCGACTCCAATGGATGCCAGTCAAGACTGGCATCCATTGGAGAAAGTCCGTCTAGAGGCAGCAGCATCTTTTCCTCTAGTGAGGTCATCCTCTCCAACCCACGGGACCTTGGCTTCGCACAGGAAGTCCATTGGCGGCATCTTctgtagccccgcccaccaAGAGACAGCAACTACTGTCACCCCCTTTGTGGACTCAAGTGGGTCTCATTGCAGAGTCCAACCTTCCTCTGAGGATAAACAAGATGCGGAGACAACCTGCAGTGGATCTGATAATGGGCACAATCGCCATAGTAACaaagtggaggaggagtttCTGGTGGGGGAGGATCAGATGTACCCGACTCTTCGGTCCAAGAGTTTGAATGAGAATCCgagaaagatgaagaggaaagagagggacgAGGCGCTGCATTCAAGTGCCAGTGTCAAAGATCTGGTGTCAGCATTCAGCGGGATCACAGAGGTCCTGCAGTCCAGGACGGAGTCCAGACTCTCTGACAGAGGGACTCCGTGA
- the zdhhc1 gene encoding palmitoyltransferase ZDHHC1 isoform X1, whose translation MRRQGPWPTGPTEQEPKPHGASGRGQPTPGRCTALFSDQWLELAAAPIPAAGLVALHLFCHHHLRSVCASAASTLDPCRLHCVMFACHLCVHITAVSIDPADHNVRTKSDRGPVPVFDRSKHPHVIENCHCYLCQVDVGPKSKHCSSCNKCVANFDHHCRWLNNCVGSRNYKLFLHSVLSALLGICFVLVVASYVFVEFFLHPSRLRTNQHFLLRNDSSVWFVFLPVAPLSSAAAVIPGLAAVTITLALLSSVLLSHLLCFHIYLMWNRLSTYEYIVRQRHRHGRRDSRKTAAAVPSVSLFNDADGPSPQGFTQPQMDNEEGPTVAVHGEPATLVKSRVRTVSSPVVEEANMSSELNAAAPTRRRTQKKKRKSQKVPSEMTRDHSPNSGLPPADASSTSSVSLAQRIPFPAFPLRASLPPLAPALGPVQAAAPPAEYHSDSAESLEEIPMVLAKLGSSLTVGDSSRFSQRTVSAFPPQSSHCRTKRKASASRNNKSTGELMFEMSSTQPPTVFVSRASGDTTVTCQDSPTLGQRETGIM comes from the exons ATGAGACGCCAGGGACCCTGGCCCACAGGCCCAACTGAGCAG GAACCCAAACCGCACGGTGCCAGTGGCAGAGGACAACCCACACCGGGCCGATGTACCGCTTTGTTCTCGGACCAATGGCTGGAGCTGGCCGCCGCACCCATTCCAGCTGCTGGCCTGGTTGCTCTACATCTATTTTGCCATCACCACCTTCGGAGTGTTTGTGCCTCTGCTGCCAGCACACTGGATCCCTGCAGGCTACATT GTGTGATGTTTGCATGTCACCTGTGCGTCCACATCACCGCCGTATCCATTGACCCAGCTGACCACAATGTTCGAACCAAGAGCGACAGAGGTCCGGTTCCTGTCTTTGACCGCTCCAAACATCCTCACGTCATTGAGAACTGCCACTGCTACCTGTGCCAGGTGGATGT gggaCCCAAGTCCAAGCACTGCAGTTCTTGCAATAAATGTGTTGCTAACTTTGACCATCATTGTCGATGGCTGAACAACTGTGTCGGCAGCAGGAACTACAA GTTGTTCCTCCACAGTGTTCTCTCAGCCCTGCTGGGGATCTGCTTTGTCCTGGTTGTTGCCTCCTACGTGTTTGTGGAGTTTTTTTTGCATCCATCCAGACTGCGCACCAACCAGCACTTCCTGT TGAGGAACGATTCGTCGGTGTGGTTCGTGTTCTTGCCGGTGGCCCCGCTGAGCTCGGCTGCTGCAGTGATTCCTGGCCTGGCCGCGGTCACCATTACGCTGGCATTGCTGTCGTCTGTGCTGCTCTCTCACTTGCTCTGCTTTCACATCTACCTGA TGTGGAACAGACTCAGCACTTACGAGTACATCGTGCGACAGCGTCACCGTCACGGCAGAAGAGACTccaggaaaacagcagcagcagttccatCAGTCAGCCTCTTCAAC GATGCGGACGGTCCGTCGCCCCAGGGTTTCACCCAGCCTCAGATGGACAACGAGGAAGGTCCCACTGTGGCTGTGCACGGGGAACCCGC GACATTGGTGAAGAGCAGAGTGAGAACCGTGTCCAGTCCTGTTGTGGAAGAGGCCAACATGTCTTCAGAGCTCAATGCAGCGGCACCCACACGCCGCCGCACACAG aaaaaaaagaggaagagccaGAAAGTTCCATCAGAGATGACCAGAGATCATAGCCCGAACAGCGGCCTTCCCCCAG CAGATGCCAGCAGTACGTCTTCCGTGTCCCTGGCTCAGAGAATTCCTTTCCCAGCGTTTCCTCTGAGGGCCTCCCTGCCCCCTCTGGCCCCGGCCCTGGGTCCAGTACAGGCGGCCGCCCCTCCTGCTGAGTACCATTCAGACTCTGCAGAGTCTCTGGAGGAGATACCCATGGTGTTGGCTAAGCTGGGTTCTTCTCTGACAGTTGGAGACTCGTCCAGGTTCTCACAGAGGACTGTCTCCGCATTTCCTCCACAGTCCTCCCACTGCAGGACTAAAAGGAAGGCCTCAGCATCCAGAAATAATAAGAGTACTGGGGAGCTGATGTTTGAAATGTCCTCCACCCAGCCCCCCACCGTGTTTGTCAGCAGGGCCAGTGGAGACACCACTGTTACCTGCCAAGACAGTCCCACACTGGGTCAGAGGGAGACTGGGATCATGTGA